In Bifidobacterium scardovii JCM 12489 = DSM 13734, the genomic stretch AGCTTGGCCTGAACTTCAAGGATGCCGAGATCCAGTCCATCCCGACCTTCTGGGACAACGGCATCCGCTATTTCAACGTGTACGGGCCCAACGGCGAGACCATCGAGTTCTGCCAGATCGTCTGACCGGGTGCGGGCGCGGGTGCTGGTGCGGGGGTGCTGGTGCGCAACCGGATACCCGTCCGGCGGGCGGCTCACTTGCCGCAGATGTCCTCCAGATACGCCTCGACTGGGTGCAGCGCCGCGCCGACGGCGTCCTGGTGATCGGAGCGGAGGCTTTTGCGCAACACGAACCGATCGGTGCCGAACGGGCTGAGGCGCTCGACGCGGGCCCTGAGATCGGCGATGTCCCCGTCGTCGAGATATTGCGCGGCCTCGCCGCCGATGATCACGTCGCCCGCGATCATGGTGCGAGCGTTGACGATCGCCTGCGCCACGCGCTCCAGCCACTCGTCCATGCGTTCCCGGTGGTGCGTCTCGCCCTGTTCGAGCACGCTGAAGAATCCGGGGATGCTCTCGTAGTCCTCCGGCAGCGTCTCCGGCGAGCAGTAGGCGTCCATGCAGCCGCGGTTGCCGCAGTAGCATGCCTTGCCGTTCGGCACGAGGCACATGTGCTCGATGGCGCCGTTGCACTGGTTGGGGCCTTGGTGCAGTCCGCCTCCGACGATGACGGCGCCGCCCGGCCGGCGGTCCAGGTAGATGCAGACGGCGTCGGTCAGCGTCGGATCGGCCCACAGTTCCGCCATGGCCGATGCGGCGCAGTCGCGGATCATGATGCACGGGTAGTGCACCGATTGGCTGATGACGTCCAGCGTGAGCCCGGTGTTGCCCATGATCGCGCCGAAGGTGATCGCGGTGCCGTCCGCCGAAACGATGCCCTGAACCGAAAAGACCACGCCGAGAGCCGCCGTGCCGTCTTTCTCCGTCTCCGCGGCGAAGTCGTTGACGATGCCTCCGATACGCTGATAGTACGCGTTGGTATTGCGGTAGGGGATGGCGCGGTCCGCTTCGGCGATGACGTTGCCGTGAAGATCCACGGCGCACAGGACCAGGTCGCCGGGCCGCATCGATACGCCGATGGATACGCGGTGACGCGCATTGAATTCGTATGACCGGGCCTTGCGGCCGCCGGTCGATTCCTGCAGCGCTCCGCGGGTGATCAATCCCTCGCCGTCCAGCATGCGCAGGTTCTGCGTGATGGTGGGCAGGCTCAGCCCGAGCTCCCGTTCCAGCTCCTGCTTGGTGGCATGGGCGTGGGCGTAGAGGTACCTGGCAATCGCGTTGCGATTGTGTTCCTTGACCGCAAACGACGGCGTCGACGTCATGGGAGCCTCCTTGATCGCCTGATATCTCATGCGCACTACGTGCCAGTGTACTGTGCGAGGGAGGGGTATAGTTAACGATGAACCAACTTTTGGAAAGTTTTTTCTAAAAACTTTGATGTCGTACGTATCTTATAGAAATCACCTTTCTATAAGTTGGATCTGGATGTGCGCTTTTGCTGTGTGAGGTACGGGGAAAAATCGAACAAAAACTCCCAAATAGGTGGGTATTGGTATGTTTTGCGTTGGAAAAATCGCATTTTGTAACAAAAAGAGATCAAAGTCGCACATGAAACGCCGGTGAAATTGTGCGTATGCAGAGATGTGCGCTATCCAGTAAATTGTGAGCTAGGCCACAAAACGCTGATGCGATGTGGCTGGACAATGTCCGCTCCACCATAGGCGGAAACCCAATTTGCAACCGCAAGTCGAGGAGGATTCATGGCAGAAGCAACGAAGGCCGAGGCTCCCACCAAGCCGAGCCCCGAGGAGAAGCAGGCAACGGCCGAGGCCGAGGTCGACGCCCTGGTCAAGAAGGGCCTGAAGGCGCTTGACGAGTTTGAGAAACTGGATCAGAAGCAGGTCGACCGCATCGTCGCCAAGGCGTCGATCGCCGCGCTGAACAAGCACCTCGTGCTGGCCAAGATGGCCGTCGACGAGACCGGCCGTGGCCTCGTGGAAGACAAGGCCACCAAGAACATCTTCGCCTGCGAGCACGTCACCAACTACCTGGCCGGCCAGAAGACCGTCGGCATCATCCGCGAGGACGACGTGATGGGCATCGACGAGATCGCCGAGCCGGTCGGCGTTGTCGCCGGCGTTACCCCGGTCACCAACCCGACCTCCACCGCGATCTTCAAGTCGCTCATCGCCCTCAAGACCCGCTGTCCGATTATCTTCGGCTTCCACCCGGGCGCGCAGAAGTGCTCTGTCGAGGCGGCCCGCATCGTGCGTGACGCGGCCATCGAGGCCGGTGCCCCGGAGAACTGCATCCAGTGGATCGAGCACCCGTCGATCCAGGCGACCGGCGCGCTGATGAAGCACCCCGGCGTCGCCACCATCCTGGCCACCGGCGGCCCCGGCATGGTCAAGGCCGCGTACTCGTCGGGCAAGCCGGCCCTCGGCGTGGGCGCCGGCAACGCGCCGGCCTACGTCGACAAGAACGTCGACATCGTGCGCGCCGCCAACGATCTGGTCCTCTCCAAGCACTTCGACTACGGCATGATCTGCGCCACCGAGCAGGCCATCATCGCCGACAAGGACATCTACGCGCCGCTCGTCAAGGAACTCAAGCGCCGCAAGGCCTACTTCGTGAACGCGGACGAGAAGGCCAAGCTGGAGCGCTACATGTTCGGCGTCACCGCCTACGAGAGCCCCGATCAGCACACCGTGCTCAACTCCGTGGTCCCGGGCAAGTCCCCGCAGTACATCGCCAAGGCCGCGGGCTTCGAGATCCCGTCCGACGCCACGATCCTGATCGCCGAGTGCAAGGAAGTCGGCGAGATGGAGCCGCTGACCATGGAGAAGCTCGCTCCGGTTCAGGCGCTGCTGAAGTCCGACAACAAGGAGCAGGCCTTCGAGATGTGCGAGCAGATGCTCGTGCACGGCGCCGGCCACACCGCCGCCATCCACACCAACGACGAGGCTCTGGTGCGCGAGTACGGCCAGCGCATGCACGCATGCCGCATCATCTGGAACTCCCCGAGCTCGCTGGGCGGCGTGGGCGACATCTACAACGCGATCGCCCCGTCGCTGACCCTGGGCTGCGGCTCCTACGGCGGCAACTCGGTGTCCGGCAACGTGCAGGCCGTGAACCTGCTCAACATCAAGCGCATCGCTCGGAGGAACAACAACATGCAGTGGTTCAAGATCCCGGCCAAGACCTACTTCGAGCCGAACGCCATCAAGTACCTGCGCGACATGTACGGCATCGAGAAGGCCGTCATTGTGTGCGACAAGGTCATGGAGCAGCTTGGCATCGTCGACAAGGTCATCGACCAGCTGCGCGCCCGCGCCAACCGCGTCACCTTCCGCATCATCGACTACGTCGAGCCGGAGCCCTCCGTCGAGACCGTCGAGCGTGGCGCCGAGATGATGCGCGAGGAGTTCGAGCCCGACACGATCATCGCGGTCGGCGGCGGATCCCCGATGGACGCGGCCAAGATCATGTGGCTGCTCTACGAGCACCCGGAAATCGCCTTCTCCGACGTGCGCGAGAAGTTCTTCGATATCCGCAAGCGCGCCTTCAAGATCCCGCCGCTGGGCAAGAAGGCCAAGCTCGTGTGCATCCCGACCTCGTCGGGCACCGGCTCGGAAGTGACGCCGTTCGCGGTGATCTCCGACCACAAGACCGGTTACAAGTACCCGATCACCGACTACGCGCTGACCCCGTCCGTCGCGATCGTGGATCCGGTGCTGGCCCGCACCCAGCCCCGCCGCCTGGCCTCCGACGCCGGCTTCGACGCGCTGACCCACTCGATGGAAGCCTACGTGTCGGTGTACGCGAACGACTTCACCGACGGCATGGCGCTGCACGCGGCCAAGCTCGTGTGGGAGAACCTGGCCGAGTCCGTCAACGGCGAGCCCGGCGAGGAGAAGACCCGCGCCCAGGAGAAGATGCACAATGCCGCCACCATGGCCGGCATGGCCTTCGGCTCCGCGTTCCTCGGCATGTGCCACGGCATGAGCCACACCATCGGCGCCCTGTGCCACATCGCCCACGGCCGCACGAACTCGATCCTGCTGCCGTACGTGATCCGCTACAACGGCCAGGTTCCCGAGGAACCGACCAGCTGGCCGAAGTACAGCAAGTATATCGCCGATGAGCGCTACCGCGATCTGGCCATCAACCTCGGCGTCGATCCGGGCAAGACCCCGGCCGAGGCCGTGGAGAACCTGGCGAAGGCCGTCGAGGACTACCGCGACAACAAGCTCGGCATGAACAAGAGCTTCAAGGATTGCGGCGTCGACGAGGATTACTTCTGGAGCGTGCTCGACCAGATCGGCATGCGCGCCTACGAGGACCAGTGCGCCCCCGCGAACCCGCGCATCCCGCAGATCGAGGACATGAAGGACATCGCCATCGCCGCCTACTACGGTGTGTCGCAGGCCGAAGGCCGCGCCATGCGCATCGAGCGCGAAGGCGTCGACGCCACCGAGGAAGCCTCCGAGCGCGTCTGAGCGCGTCCAAGCGCATAGGTGGCCCGAAAACTAGCGGCAACCTAGCCGTATAACCAGAGCCCGACCCCAACACGGGGCCGGGCTCTTCCGTTTGCCCCCGCGTGGCGGCATTCCGCGCCGTCGCGTGGTGGTGTATTTGCCGCGTGGTGGAGTTCCACGGCGCACTGATCGTTCCACCGCGCGGGTAATCCCTCCACGGCGTGGTAGTCCAAATTGGCGGAATTCCGCGGATCGTCATTTCTTCTCTCATACGCCGTGGAACGATTTCTTCGCGGTGGGATGTTTGCCGCGTGGTGGAATGGTTTGCCGCGTGGTGGAATGGTTTGCCGCCTGTTGGAACTCCTATGGTGTGGCGGCATTTCGCGTCATGGTGGTGATCTTCCATGGCGTGGTAATCGTTCCACCGCGCGGTACCCCTTCCACGCCGCGGTAAAGTGTCCACTGCGGGGTAGGGCAAATTGGCGGAATTCCGCGGATGATCCTTTCTTCTCTCATACGTCGTGGAACGATTTCTTCGTGGTGAGGTGTTTGCCGCGTGGTGGGGTTCCATGACGCACTGATCGTTCCACCGCGCGGTAATCCCTCCACGGAGTGGCAGGCCAGATTGGCGGAATTTCGCGGATAGTCATTTTCCTTCTGATACGCGGTGGAATGTTTGCCGCGCCGTGGAATGGTTTCCTCGTGGTGGAGTGCCTGCGGCGTGGTGGCATTCCGCGTTGTCGTACGGTGATTCCTCCGCGTCGTTACAATTGTTCCACTGCGCGGTAATCTTTTCACCGCGCGGTAACTCTTCCACGGCGGGGTAGGGCAAATTGGCGAAATTCCGCGGAAAACCGATTTTCCTTAACCGCGTGGTGGAACAATTACCGCGTGGTGGAAGGATCACTGCATGGTGGAAGAGGTTACTGCGCCGTGGAAGGATCACTGCGCGGTGGAATATTTAGCGCGAGGGAATACCTTGAGCCGTGTTATGCCAAGAGCGCCGCGAGGATGCATCCGAAGGCGATGAAGCTGGCGAACGCCTCGGTGATACCGGTGACGACGGGTTTTATGGTCCGGTGCCGTGCCGCCATCGGCAACGCGATGGCGCGGGCCAACAACAGAATGGCCATCACGATGAGGTAGGGGCTACGGCCATCCGGGATGGCGAATATCAGCAGCATCGCCGCGTGCCAGGCCCATGACGCCACCAGATACGAACGCTTGCCCCGCTCGCGGATCATGGTTTTGACCACCAGCACCGAGCCATACTGCGTCAGTGCGAACAGTATGGCTGCGGCCAATCCCACCGTGGGCAAGGCGCCTGCGGGCCACCACGCATGAAGATCAAAGAGCCTATCCATGCCTGGCATGGTCCGAATGGCGGTACTGGCGGCTGCGGTGCCGCAGGAGGCCGTCGAAGCGTCGGTTCCCAACGGCGCGAAGGACTCGAGACACGCCCTCTCGTTCCTCGAACCGAACGACACGATTACCGTGGCCATGACCGATGCCGCGATTATGGCCACCGCGTTGCCCCACAGCGATCGCTCCTTCCTCAGCCATGAGGAGAGCATCGAGAGGGCTGCAAGCACCATATATAACGGTGCCCAACGCAATACTCCGGTGTGCGTGGCGAGGAACGGCAGCCCGATCACGGCGAGCACCGCGATATAGACGAGCATCGGCGGCAGGTAACGCCGCGAACAATGCGACTTGAACCAGTGGGCGGCGCTGAATTGCACGCAATAACAGGCGGCCCACGCCGCCAGCAGCCATAAGGCGTCGAGATTGGGCCCGCCTATGATGGCTCCGGCAACCGCCGGCAGCATGACCATGACCCATGCGCCTGGCTGGTTATCGACCCAGTCGCGTTTGAGGGTCTTGCGGCGCGTCTGCGGAGATCTCGTTGATGTGGCCATAACAGGTAATCTTATCGTGATGGTCGGCGAGCATGGCTTTCGGCGGAATCGTATGAGGCCGGGGCGTCAATCCAACGTGCGCCGGTCGGAAGGGGTCCATCGTCGTATGCGTTGCCTCGCGGCGCGCGACGACCTTTCAGTGGGTGTCGCCTTCGGCGGTGGTGATGGCCTCGGCGATCGGATCCTTGCTGAAATCGTGATTGCGGTATCCCGGGTCGTCCACCGGAAGATGCTGCATCAGCGTGTCGAATACCTGGCTGTAGATCTTGCCGTGGTCGAGCACCGCATCCAGCACGTGGCCGCCGAAGGTGCGGTCGTCCGAGAGGAAGTGCTCGTGGAATCCGGCCACCGCGGCGCCGTGGAACATGACCGGCGAGAAATAGCCGAGCAGCGTGCCCCTGACATCGTGGCGCAGGAACATCGCCTGGCGGTCGGCCACCTCCACCAGTGTGGGGTAGGGCGCCTGCTGCTTGATGACGGCGCGCGTCTTGATGAAGCTGAACGTGCCGCGCACGATCACCGAGAAGAAGGTGTTGGCTCGGCCGTTCGCCTCGACGATGCGGTCGTTGAGCGCCTTGAGTCCGATATCCGACCGTTCGCATTGGTATTGGAACGCGGCGTGATGCACGTTCGCGAACGGCATGGTGAAATCGTCCGGCACCCGCTCCGCCACGCCGCTCTGCCCGACCTTGTACGCCTCGCCGTCGAGGATGATGAGCTCGCCGTCGAGTCCCTCGCCGGTGCCGATGCCGGTGTCGCCGTGCTTCAGCAATTCGCCGATGGTGGTCGTGCCTTCCAGCAGCCCGGGGACGAGCAATGCCAGCGTGCCGTGCTGATAGAGCACGTTCGCGTTGTTGTCGGTGATTGGTTTGATCTGTTCCGCCTGTGATTTTGTCACGGAGCACACGATAATGCGATCTCTGCAGTACTCTCAACATGTATCTCACGGTTTCCGCTCACCGTGACGCGAATCACACGGCTCCGCTGGTGCCGGAGGGTGCTTGGCGGTGCATTGTTTCCGGCCACCCCCAGTCGGCTTCGCCGCCAGCCCCCGACGTCATATGCGACGTGCGCTTCGCGCACTGCTATGGGCAATCCACAGGATTGCCCATCCAGCGGGGACATGAACTTCGTGCACATGGGCAAGTCCGCGAGGTGGGAAAAACGGTGAGGGCGTGCCGCGCGGGGCGCGCGACTCGTCCACGGAGCCGTTGACCGGACAGTCCGGTGGACTGTCTGTAGGCGACGCCGAGCGGCGGCAGCCCGCGAGGTGGAGAAAACGGTGAGGGCGTGCCGCGCGGGGCGCGACACGCCCGAACTCCTTAAGGCCACCCCCAGTGCTTTAATTAACAAGTTGCCTGATTTGGGCTCGCATATTGGAATCAAAAAAGCGAGCGCGGCACGGGGAGATACATCCGTAGATTTCCGGAGCTGCGCACTGATGTGGTGGTGTCCACGGAGCATGCCTCGCAAGAGGTGCGTTTCGATGGTCATGCCCGCCGGTGCCCTTCAAGCAGGCTGGTAAACAGTAAACGAATCGCTAGAAAGGGCGGACGGCAATGGCGGGACAGAAAATCCGCATCAGGCTTAAGTCCTATGACCATGAGGTCATCGACCAATCGGCGAAGAAAATCGTCGAAACGGTGACGAACGCGGGTGCAACTGTGGTTGGCCCGGTTCCGCTCCCGACCGAGAAGAACGTGTTCTGTGTCATTCGTTCTCCTCACAAGTACAAGGATTCTCGCGAGCATTTCGAGATGCGCACGCACAAGCGCCTCATCGACATCGTGGACCCGACCCCCAAGGCCGTGGACTCCCTGATGCATATTGATCTGCCCGCGGATGTCAACATCGAGATCAAGCTGTAAGGGAGGAGGGAACCGCTATGACTTCGCAGAGAGGTAGCCACAAGGCTCTGCTGGGCAAGAAGCTCGGCATGACGCAGGTGTGGGACGACAACGGCTTCTTCGTCCCCGTCACGCTGGTGGATGTGTCCACCAACGTGGTCACGGCCGTCAAGTCCGAAGAGACCGACGGCTACAAGGCCGTCCAGATCGGCTATGGCCAGATCGATCCCACCAAGGTGACCAAGCCGCTCGCCGGCCACTTCGCCAAGGCTGGCGTCACCCCGCGCCGCCACCTCGTTGAGGTGCGCACCGAGGATGCCGCCGAGTATCAGCCCGGTCAGGAGCTGACCGTCGAGGTCTTCGCCGAAGGCTCCGAGGTCGACGTCACCGGCACCACCAAGGGCAAGGGCTTCGCCGGCACCATCAAGCGCTGGGGCTTCAAGTCCTACCGCCGCACCCACGGCTCTCACAAGAACGAACGCCGCCCCGGCTCCGTCGGCGCGTGCGCCACGCCGAGCCGTATCCTCAAGGGCAAGCGCATGGCTGGCCGCATGGGTCATGTGACCGCCACCGTCCAGAGCCTGACCGTTGTGTCCGCGGATCTTGAGAACGGCATTCTCGCCGTCAAGGGCGCCATTCCCGGCCCCAAGGGCGGCATCGTTCTCGTCCGCACGGCAGTGAAGGGAGCCTGATCATCATGGCAAACGTTACTCTGAACGTGACCGACGC encodes the following:
- a CDS encoding ROK family transcriptional regulator; this encodes MTSTPSFAVKEHNRNAIARYLYAHAHATKQELERELGLSLPTITQNLRMLDGEGLITRGALQESTGGRKARSYEFNARHRVSIGVSMRPGDLVLCAVDLHGNVIAEADRAIPYRNTNAYYQRIGGIVNDFAAETEKDGTAALGVVFSVQGIVSADGTAITFGAIMGNTGLTLDVISQSVHYPCIMIRDCAASAMAELWADPTLTDAVCIYLDRRPGGAVIVGGGLHQGPNQCNGAIEHMCLVPNGKACYCGNRGCMDAYCSPETLPEDYESIPGFFSVLEQGETHHRERMDEWLERVAQAIVNARTMIAGDVIIGGEAAQYLDDGDIADLRARVERLSPFGTDRFVLRKSLRSDHQDAVGAALHPVEAYLEDICGK
- the rplC gene encoding 50S ribosomal protein L3; its protein translation is MTSQRGSHKALLGKKLGMTQVWDDNGFFVPVTLVDVSTNVVTAVKSEETDGYKAVQIGYGQIDPTKVTKPLAGHFAKAGVTPRRHLVEVRTEDAAEYQPGQELTVEVFAEGSEVDVTGTTKGKGFAGTIKRWGFKSYRRTHGSHKNERRPGSVGACATPSRILKGKRMAGRMGHVTATVQSLTVVSADLENGILAVKGAIPGPKGGIVLVRTAVKGA
- the adhE gene encoding bifunctional acetaldehyde-CoA/alcohol dehydrogenase, translated to MAEATKAEAPTKPSPEEKQATAEAEVDALVKKGLKALDEFEKLDQKQVDRIVAKASIAALNKHLVLAKMAVDETGRGLVEDKATKNIFACEHVTNYLAGQKTVGIIREDDVMGIDEIAEPVGVVAGVTPVTNPTSTAIFKSLIALKTRCPIIFGFHPGAQKCSVEAARIVRDAAIEAGAPENCIQWIEHPSIQATGALMKHPGVATILATGGPGMVKAAYSSGKPALGVGAGNAPAYVDKNVDIVRAANDLVLSKHFDYGMICATEQAIIADKDIYAPLVKELKRRKAYFVNADEKAKLERYMFGVTAYESPDQHTVLNSVVPGKSPQYIAKAAGFEIPSDATILIAECKEVGEMEPLTMEKLAPVQALLKSDNKEQAFEMCEQMLVHGAGHTAAIHTNDEALVREYGQRMHACRIIWNSPSSLGGVGDIYNAIAPSLTLGCGSYGGNSVSGNVQAVNLLNIKRIARRNNNMQWFKIPAKTYFEPNAIKYLRDMYGIEKAVIVCDKVMEQLGIVDKVIDQLRARANRVTFRIIDYVEPEPSVETVERGAEMMREEFEPDTIIAVGGGSPMDAAKIMWLLYEHPEIAFSDVREKFFDIRKRAFKIPPLGKKAKLVCIPTSSGTGSEVTPFAVISDHKTGYKYPITDYALTPSVAIVDPVLARTQPRRLASDAGFDALTHSMEAYVSVYANDFTDGMALHAAKLVWENLAESVNGEPGEEKTRAQEKMHNAATMAGMAFGSAFLGMCHGMSHTIGALCHIAHGRTNSILLPYVIRYNGQVPEEPTSWPKYSKYIADERYRDLAINLGVDPGKTPAEAVENLAKAVEDYRDNKLGMNKSFKDCGVDEDYFWSVLDQIGMRAYEDQCAPANPRIPQIEDMKDIAIAAYYGVSQAEGRAMRIEREGVDATEEASERV
- the budA gene encoding acetolactate decarboxylase; translated protein: MTKSQAEQIKPITDNNANVLYQHGTLALLVPGLLEGTTTIGELLKHGDTGIGTGEGLDGELIILDGEAYKVGQSGVAERVPDDFTMPFANVHHAAFQYQCERSDIGLKALNDRIVEANGRANTFFSVIVRGTFSFIKTRAVIKQQAPYPTLVEVADRQAMFLRHDVRGTLLGYFSPVMFHGAAVAGFHEHFLSDDRTFGGHVLDAVLDHGKIYSQVFDTLMQHLPVDDPGYRNHDFSKDPIAEAITTAEGDTH
- a CDS encoding YwiC-like family protein, with the translated sequence MATSTRSPQTRRKTLKRDWVDNQPGAWVMVMLPAVAGAIIGGPNLDALWLLAAWAACYCVQFSAAHWFKSHCSRRYLPPMLVYIAVLAVIGLPFLATHTGVLRWAPLYMVLAALSMLSSWLRKERSLWGNAVAIIAASVMATVIVSFGSRNERACLESFAPLGTDASTASCGTAAASTAIRTMPGMDRLFDLHAWWPAGALPTVGLAAAILFALTQYGSVLVVKTMIRERGKRSYLVASWAWHAAMLLIFAIPDGRSPYLIVMAILLLARAIALPMAARHRTIKPVVTGITEAFASFIAFGCILAALLA
- the rpsJ gene encoding 30S ribosomal protein S10, with translation MAGQKIRIRLKSYDHEVIDQSAKKIVETVTNAGATVVGPVPLPTEKNVFCVIRSPHKYKDSREHFEMRTHKRLIDIVDPTPKAVDSLMHIDLPADVNIEIKL